A window of the Leucothrix mucor DSM 2157 genome harbors these coding sequences:
- a CDS encoding NUDIX domain-containing protein: MKFKILEKQTPFKRFFQIDIYQFQHELYAGGWSNTVTREVFERGRAVAVLLHDPVADTLLMVEQFRPGAIKDPDGPWMLEIVAGMVEEGEEDQDVARREAMEEANCEVTDMEFIMDYYPSAGGSTELIALYYAAVDLSNIKTGIHGLDTENEDIRTSIVPRETAMQYLKQGKIKASLAIIALQWLALEKPNANT, translated from the coding sequence ATGAAATTTAAAATCCTCGAAAAACAGACACCCTTTAAGCGCTTCTTTCAGATTGATATTTACCAGTTTCAGCATGAGTTATATGCCGGCGGCTGGTCAAATACTGTCACGCGGGAAGTTTTTGAACGTGGCCGTGCCGTGGCCGTGTTATTGCACGATCCGGTAGCCGATACGCTATTAATGGTTGAGCAATTCCGCCCCGGTGCCATTAAAGATCCCGATGGGCCGTGGATGCTGGAAATTGTAGCTGGAATGGTCGAGGAAGGCGAAGAAGATCAGGACGTGGCGCGCCGTGAAGCGATGGAAGAAGCCAATTGCGAAGTGACGGACATGGAGTTCATTATGGACTACTACCCTAGCGCAGGCGGCTCAACCGAGTTGATTGCCCTGTATTACGCGGCGGTGGATTTATCGAATATTAAAACGGGCATTCATGGACTGGATACCGAAAACGAGGATATTCGTACCTCGATTGTGCCACGTGAAACCGCGATGCAGTATTTGAAACAAGGCAAGATTAAAGCCTCATTAGCGATTATTGCCTTGCAATGGCTGGCGCTGGAAAAGCCCAACGCCAACACATAA